The sequence CGATCATAAACGGCGCCATTCCCGCCATAGTTACAGGGACATTAACCGCTTCTTCCAGACGTAGAGTCCATCCCTCGTGACAAATAGAGAGGTAGCCATTTTCATAAATCGCTGACATATTTCCTCTGCGGTTATGTTCTTGAATAATGGGGTTATCAGGATTCATCGAAAAATAGACTACTTTACATTGTACCTTAGCCGCCATAGCGGCAACAAGGGGGTCATCGGCGTTGAGAACTACATAGCCATTAGGACTAACAGTTTCTGCTACTACTGATTTAACCTTAGCCATATCTTCGATAGTTTCGATATCCCCAATCCCGAGGTGATCTGCTGCTACGTTTAGTACTACCCCTACATCACAGTAATCAAAGGCAATGCCTGATCGTAAAATTCCTCCTCTAGCGGTTTCTAGTACAGCTACTTCTACGGTAGGATCTTTCAGGATAACTTGGGCGCTTTGAGGACCGGTGGTATCCCCTTGTTCTACTACATAATTGTCTATGTAAATACCATCTGTAGTTGTATAACCTACTATTTTACCTGTTTGACGGTAAATATGGGCTAAGAGTCTGGTAGTAGTAGTTTTTCCATTAGTTCCTGTCACCGCTAGAATAGGAATACGAGTGGGATTACCTGGGGGAAAGAGCATATCCAATACAGCTGCGGCTACGTTGCGAGGTAGTCCACTACTAGGGGCTACGTGCATTCTAAAACCAGGGGCCGCGTTAACTTCAACGATTACTCCATCTACTTCCCGTAGGGGTTTACTAATATCGGGGGTAACTATATCAATACCTGCGATATCTAGATTAATAGTTTTAGCGACTCGTTGAGCGATCCAAACGTTCTCGGGGTGGATATCGTCGGTACGATCTATAGCGCTACCTCCCGTACTCAGGTTGGCTGTGGCGCGTAGATAGGCTATTTCCCCTGAAGGTAGGATAGTATCTAGAGTGTAATTTTGTCTTCTGAGTACATCGAGAACTGTTTTATCGATCGTAATTTTAGTTAAAACGTTGTCGTGTCCATCGCCACGATTAGGATCTAAATTGGTAATAGTTACTAATTGTTCTATGGTTGATTGACCATCCCCAATCACGTGGGCTGGAATACGTTCAGAAACCGCGATAACTTTGCCGTTAATTACTAAGACACGATGATCGCTACCTTGATAATAATGTTCGACAATCACTGAGCGAGTTTTTGATTCGCTGCTAGCTAAATCATAGGCTTCTTCTGCTGCTTCCATCGTCTCAATATTGATGGTTATCCCTCTCCCGTGGTTACCGTCTAGGGGTTTAATCACGATGGGAAAACCCCCTAAATCTTCGATCGCTTCTGCTAGTTCATCGAGATAACGAATTACTGTACCTTTGGGTACGGGTATTCCTGCTTCTCTGAGGATACTTTTTGTTCCTTCTTTATCGCAAGCTAACTCTACTGCTAGTATTCCCGTTTGATTGGTTAAAGTTGCTTGGATTCTCTTTTGGTAAACTCCGTAACCGACTTGAATCATTGAGCGAGCACTTAAGGCTAACCAGGGGATTTTTCTGGCTTCTGCTTCTTTGACTATGGAGTCTGTACTCGGTCCTAAGGCTGAATTAGCGTATAAATCCCTAAGATCTTCTAAATCCTGTTGCAGTTCTTCTCTGGGATAAGTCCCTGTTTCGACGATCGCTTTACACAGTCTTACTGCTGCTCTACCTGCGTAGCGTCCTGCTTGTTCGTCTTGGTATTCAAAGACAACGTTATACACTCCCTGGGTGGTTGTTTCTCTGGTACGTCCAAACCCTACCGGCATTCCCGCTAGCTCTTGTAATTCTAATGCTACATGCTCGATTACGTGCCCCATGAGAGTTCCTTCCCTCAGACGTTGGAAGAAACCCCCTCTTTGGCCAGGAGAACAATAATGTTCTTCTAGAGTGGGCATAATTTGGGTTAAGGCTTCATAAAAGCCAGGAATCTGATTAGTGAACGTTTCTGTTAGGTCTTCTAAATCTAGACGCATAACTATCAGTTTATGACG comes from Gloeocapsa sp. DLM2.Bin57 and encodes:
- the cphA gene encoding cyanophycin synthetase; the protein is MKILKTLTLRGPNYWSIRRHKLIVMRLDLEDLTETFTNQIPGFYEALTQIMPTLEEHYCSPGQRGGFFQRLREGTLMGHVIEHVALELQELAGMPVGFGRTRETTTQGVYNVVFEYQDEQAGRYAGRAAVRLCKAIVETGTYPREELQQDLEDLRDLYANSALGPSTDSIVKEAEARKIPWLALSARSMIQVGYGVYQKRIQATLTNQTGILAVELACDKEGTKSILREAGIPVPKGTVIRYLDELAEAIEDLGGFPIVIKPLDGNHGRGITINIETMEAAEEAYDLASSESKTRSVIVEHYYQGSDHRVLVINGKVIAVSERIPAHVIGDGQSTIEQLVTITNLDPNRGDGHDNVLTKITIDKTVLDVLRRQNYTLDTILPSGEIAYLRATANLSTGGSAIDRTDDIHPENVWIAQRVAKTINLDIAGIDIVTPDISKPLREVDGVIVEVNAAPGFRMHVAPSSGLPRNVAAAVLDMLFPPGNPTRIPILAVTGTNGKTTTTRLLAHIYRQTGKIVGYTTTDGIYIDNYVVEQGDTTGPQSAQVILKDPTVEVAVLETARGGILRSGIAFDYCDVGVVLNVAADHLGIGDIETIEDMAKVKSVVAETVSPNGYVVLNADDPLVAAMAAKVQCKVVYFSMNPDNPIIQEHNRRGNMSAIYENGYLSICHEGWTLRLEEAVNVPVTMAGMAPFMIANALAACGAAFAGGVDVELIRQGLRSFVPSENQTPGRMNLFNLGRNHALVDYAHNPAGYEAVGGFVRNWQGDRLGVVGGPGDRRDEDLILLGRLSAQMFNYIIVKEDYDRRGREPGEVAELIIKGIIAENPEAKYEAILDETVAINTGLDIVKEGGLVVVFPEKVATAIAVIKQRESK